The DNA segment TTACAAAGCGGAAAGTGACTAAATCAAGTGGTGGAAGCGAAAACTTTACTATTTACTTTGTGAGGTTTTGAAAGGAAAACGCCCTGGAGAGTCGAAAGGCAAACGTTTGGGCAAAGCGAGTTTAAAATTACTAACGCACACAGGTTTTGGCCGGGCGTCATTTAGCGTTATTTGGACTTTTGGTATCATTTTAGATAGTAAATGATGtattctaacaacaaaaatcagcCTTTGTCAtaaaaagctttcaatttaACACGTCTTCCTATCAAAAGCATTACAGCtcggaagcaaataaaactcTACCCACATCCGCAACCACGGCCACGTGTACACGCCTTTACCGGCTCCAACGGAATGGACCAACCATTTCCGGGGATTAGTTTCGAAATCGTTCATTTAATTAGATTATGGCacgaacaagcaaaaaaaaaaaacgagggcTCCAGCTAAAGCGATGGAAATGATTTTTACTCCCCCGAGACCAGAGCGACTAACCGGTCCGGCGTGAGCGAAATTCCGGGAACCTTTTTGCGGCGTTGTACGCTCTGCCTCTGCCCAACAAATGGGACCTGGTTGAAACTCCCAGTGCGAGCTTCTTAACGCTGTTCCAGCCGGGCGAATGGGGACGCGTCGTTGTGCTTCGATACGGAAGGTGCACGAATGGTGGTAATCTCGTAGCCACTTTCCCCAGACAGCACCAAATCTCTGCAGCAGGTGGccaatgtttaaaatattgaaatcaTTAATTTCAAATCGTTCTCCTGGGCGGCGGGGCTGCTATGAATTGGGTTCGAAATGGTTTTACTGCAATCGGAAGTTGGGTAAACATCGTTCGACTCCTTTTTTTGGGTCGGTAAAGGCATCTTTATGTGCTCCAAAAATGAACTTACACTGTTCTCCTACACTCACAATTAATGCTATTAGGGTACAATTTTACCCTTTTCGTAAATAAAATTGCGCCACATGGTCACCAGTGCAGTGCTGTGCGTCACACATTTATAATCGCTTACGGAAAGCGCTCACCGTTGGAAGCCGAAAGGCAACCAGCTTTTTGAAACCAGACGAACCCACACCGGCACACGCACCAGCACAGCAGTTGGCCGCAAAAGTTCGACCAAGTGACGGCATGGGACTGACAGTTTGAGCCACTTCTGATGCCTTTTAATCCGGATGGTCCGAAAATCTGCATGCACCGGATGGACGATGGTTGGGGGTTCGGCCTggcaacgaacgaacgaggtcATAAAACCATTATTTTGTCGCTCGGCCAGCACACATTgtactatgtgtgtgtgtgcacagtACGATCTGGTGTTGGGGTGGgaggttttgttgctgtttttcctCTCGCTTTTCGAAAAGTCTTTGGCATCCGCTGCACTAACCCAAACTGTCACTCACTAGCACTGGTGTGGTGTTTCTTTCGCTCTGCCACTCCCTTTTCGCCAGCATGCTGTGCTGGTGTGTTGACTGTTGGCAAGGGCAAGTGCTTGTATGGTTTGTTGTGAATTGCCGGATAATACTACACAGCACCGGATGTGCAAATGGGCCACAAATCCATCGTATCGGCTAGTGGATCGATATCAAATGGTCAACAAAAAGGAGACTAATCTGTATGAGTGGCTACTACAACTAGTGTTATGTATTTATTCGGGAGAAACTGTGGCTAAGTAGGCCGTATTGTTTAAACGTGTTTGGTAAATAGTGATATCGATTTGAAAATTCGAATCAATAGCAGTAATTTTCAAGTGGAAGAATATttaacgcctaaatgtaggctcTTTGCAATGCTAATCGgtttaaacaaaaccaactgTAGTTATATTTGACTCTCGTTTACAGCTCTTGAACGaattactaaaaaaaatattctggTAGCCTTTACGCTAACGATTTTCATAAAATGCAGCTTGTTAGTGCTTTCTTTGTTCTTTaagtaattttaaaaatacactATGGGCAACATCGTCAATCCTTCAAGGCAACACCGTCAAATATGGGTTAATCCTTTTCAGAAGCCTTGTAGGAGCTTCTGAAAGTGTTCAAGTTTAACAATTGAGCACAATTTAAACAACGACTTGGAATGGTGAAAAGTCTCCAACAGACAACGACAAATCACGATAACTCAAGATAAGTaacgtttcctttttgtttctttttcccctTCTGCAACAGATTATATCAAGTGCGATGCTCGCTGCGCGTCTCCCCCCGGCTTCCGGTGCAGGTCGAAACCTGTCTGCCCGATGCGACGACGGCCGGCATTCCCTCGGTGCAGTCGGTGCTGAGCCAGAATGGCTGTGGAAGCAACAGCCACAACTCGAACAACtccaatagcaacaacaacaacaacaacaacagcaactgcAACACCATCAACAATGGCACCAGCAACGGAAGTGTTGGGGCGGGCTCGAACACCAGTGGCATTGTGAGCGGTGCCGGAACCGCCGGAAGCGGTTCCCTGCCGAGCAGCAACACGGGCAGTGTCGGTGGCGGTCTGGTCGCCATCGGTGCCTCGACTGGCAATGGGAACGCACCGTCGGTCGGGTCGGCTAGCACGACTGGCCGGCCGGATGTGGGACCGTGCCTCTCGTCGACGGCAAGCAGTGGCGTGATCGGCGGTGGCTCGATGTCCTCCATgccgagcagcagctcgaTGCCGACGCCCAACTCGGCCATCACCACCGGCTCCTCCATTGCACCGGGCAGTGCGCCGGGACCCGGCTGCTCGAATGGATCGagcggtgctggtggtggtggagggggAGGTGGTAGCAGCGGTAACTCTCCGACGGCCAGCTCGGACAGTCGGTCCGGTGCGACCATCATCGACGACACTGGGGCGTCTCGTGTCTTTCAGATCCTGTACCGGAACGAGGAGGTGTCGTTGCGTGACGTTATCATGTTCCGGGCACATCTGCTAGGTAATTAATGCTTTGGCTAATATTGTCCACCATTGTCCGTGTGCTGCGTCGGTTGTTGTGTGGTACACCCTGACTGCCGGGTTTGTGGAACAACGTGTGCAGGGGAAGAGCAAGGTGCACAGAGTGCTGATATATTATTTACTTTTCAATATCATGTGTCCGTTTCTAATCAGCAAAGTAGACATGGAGAGGCGTCTACAATGGATTACTGAAGTGGGGTTCCCACTAAGAACATAATCGCTTTTAAGCCTTTGAATGTGTTTTACTCTTTGTGAGCAGTGAGTATTCTGGCAATGTGTTTTGAGCGAAATGAATTCGAGGACCTTAGTTTTGTATTCTTGGTGTATAGTTTAGAGACAAGTTTTTGCTTGATTGTGTAAGCAACAGCTACTAGTACATCAGATATTACTTACAGGGTTATGATGCACCTTTAAGGGGTTTGAactattttgaaaatttatggaAATACGGTGTAATTTTTATCAAGGCTTAAATAGGCTTTTATTAATGTTTCAAGAGCATTAGTTATAAGAGTTATATTATTTATCCACTCTATAATGAGCGAACGGAAACAGTTTCAGATACGTTCAATTTTGCTGATCGTTTCACAAAGAAGaaatttgaaaacattaaaatgcatataatttcaaattttcaaaTCTATTGATATTGCTGGGCAATGGAGTATTTTCCAAGCGCTGTGTATGAGACCCATTTTGAACCAATGTTTTGAtgaatcattttttattttatggcTATATTGCCCCGTATTGAACATGATTGAATTACTAATAATTAAAATCCTTAGTCCCTTATGTTAATTTAACCACAAATTCCTATATATCTTACCTTTACTGCGTTGTGAGGACAAATGTGTCAGAATTTATGCTATTCCAAAAGCATCTAAGCGCGTTGTTAGTATCTCCTATTTTCCATTAATAACACGATGAACATTTGCCCCATTATGACTCTATTTGAATTTCTGCTCGAACTCAGCACAGAGTGAGACATTGCTACCGTGCGCGCATCACATAAGAAGTGGCCTGAAACCCTTCTCCGCGTATATAACGCGTGACATTCTAACGGCGCAAACCATTAAGGGAAAGCGCAATGGCGTCGTGAACAAAGCTGCACCGTAATGTTTGGCCCCAGTGCAGAGACGGAATGTCCCGGGAACCGTTCCCCGAAGTGGATTGCCGCtccacacgtgtgtgtgtgtgtatgggagCTTGTGGTGATAACGATGGTACACGGGGATGATGACGAGTAACGACCCGGGTCGCTCCGGAGAggctttttcccccttttcttttttccatccGTATTCGATGTGCCGTGGAGCCGCCCGGTCGTTAGGTATGCAAACCCCATTAGCTCGTAAATTGTAGTCTCACATTCATTCTACCCGGTCCACACGGCGCTCGTAAATGCCAAATCGCACACACTTACCCACACACAGCCACTCACATGGAGCTTGTTTTCCGGACGGTTCCGCCGGTTCCCGTAACGTGGATATTATCATGCCCCCGACCCTTTGCCACACGGCAAGCGTGCGACCAGCACGAGCATGTCGTGAGGTTGCATGAATGAATGCCCGGAACATGCGCACATTTGATTTCAATTGCTACAACCGTCGGTTGGACGCGGTGTGCCTGCCATCCTTCCCAACAGCTACTCGCTGGCCCTTCAACGGGCGTAAGGGTGACACGCAAGACCGTGTGTGGCAGACGGAGGAATATGTGGCAGACGCTGAGAGCACTGTCTGTGCATAATTTCTGGGCTTTTGGCCAACGCGATGGAACCCGCCCGTAACGCGGCAACATATTTGCTTGCTGGTGTGGGAAA comes from the Anopheles coluzzii chromosome 2, AcolN3, whole genome shotgun sequence genome and includes:
- the LOC125906695 gene encoding homeobox protein 5-like, which produces MADLQATVEFAVELYKFYNVDLFQRGLYQVRCSLRVSPRLPVQVETCLPDATTAGIPSVQSVLSQNGCGSNSHNSNNSNSNNNNNNNSNCNTINNGTSNGSVGAGSNTSGIVSGAGTAGSGSLPSSNTGSVGGGLVAIGASTGNGNAPSVGSASTTGRPDVGPCLSSTASSGVIGGGSMSSMPSSSSMPTPNSAITTGSSIAPGSAPGPGCSNGSSGAGGGGGGGGSSGNSPTASSDSRSGATIIDDTGASRVFQILYRNEEVSLRDVIMFRAHLLVDSRHLKESIERAEFSLNLELWFGEQTNGNVLTLASTRTLQLNFHPGRGLHYHLPVLFDYFHLAAVSVGIHASLVALHQPYIK